A part of Streptomyces sp. NBC_00557 genomic DNA contains:
- a CDS encoding DUF6177 family protein, whose amino-acid sequence MPQDVIALTPQMPDIKTLLAALHAGGPDLRVNRAGGGSVAQLCTDDGKLLVSVEAPRYLQVPGETERLLGPGVQTEGPVWWTEVRASTAIAEARLLAGSVAGRLTTLLGGITWPPEAAHTDVVTVPATGEATVPPADVDVLTDADVLTDKSVIVIYDRPVVAATTWLTEAVRTVAQGRRELYLVTSPNTRLSLPTRTVLERMPARWVVRHPENGYYDGLSGAVLRWHDGRFTPAADNGLKIADVFQPPPGKAGERQLLLSIRTIHPAQEHLILGGALEDAWQTLTGLPPAGWATAEPVNVPWSPRQLTDLARSRARQAQPTWAVAVGTADRPAIATLRIAHTREGVEEHITLALGYAADERAPIELLPQLAESLAARHNLATMISELRAARADLATPAHYEPPPIPVSLTLGPDAVADLGISHARNALPACIPTQLGPAGRPALHYPLGDGTDPAAWQRLRRIDEHLKGGSGAATRPS is encoded by the coding sequence ATGCCCCAGGACGTCATCGCCCTCACCCCGCAGATGCCGGACATCAAGACGCTGCTGGCCGCACTGCACGCCGGCGGCCCGGACCTGCGCGTGAACCGGGCAGGTGGGGGATCCGTTGCCCAGTTGTGCACGGACGACGGGAAGCTCCTGGTCTCCGTGGAAGCCCCCCGCTACCTGCAAGTGCCGGGCGAGACGGAGCGGCTGCTGGGACCTGGCGTTCAGACAGAGGGACCGGTGTGGTGGACCGAGGTACGGGCGTCCACTGCCATCGCAGAAGCCAGGCTGCTCGCCGGCTCGGTCGCGGGACGGCTGACAACGCTGCTCGGCGGCATCACATGGCCACCGGAAGCCGCCCATACCGACGTCGTAACCGTCCCGGCCACGGGTGAGGCGACGGTCCCGCCCGCTGACGTGGACGTACTGACCGATGCGGATGTGCTGACCGACAAGAGCGTCATCGTCATCTACGACCGCCCGGTCGTTGCCGCGACGACATGGCTGACCGAGGCGGTGCGAACGGTGGCACAGGGCCGACGGGAGCTGTATCTCGTCACGTCCCCCAATACCCGGCTGAGCCTGCCCACCCGCACCGTGCTGGAGCGCATGCCCGCACGCTGGGTCGTACGCCACCCCGAGAACGGCTACTACGACGGCCTCTCTGGAGCCGTACTGCGCTGGCACGACGGACGTTTCACCCCGGCTGCCGACAACGGCCTCAAGATCGCTGACGTCTTCCAACCCCCGCCAGGCAAGGCCGGTGAACGACAGCTGCTGCTGTCCATCCGCACCATCCATCCCGCCCAGGAGCACCTGATACTCGGTGGCGCTCTGGAGGACGCCTGGCAGACCCTCACCGGACTGCCGCCGGCCGGATGGGCCACCGCCGAGCCCGTCAACGTCCCCTGGTCCCCAAGGCAACTGACCGACCTGGCCCGCAGCCGCGCCCGACAAGCCCAGCCCACCTGGGCTGTCGCCGTCGGAACCGCCGACCGCCCCGCGATCGCCACCTTGCGCATCGCTCACACGCGAGAGGGCGTAGAGGAGCACATCACCCTGGCTCTCGGCTACGCCGCCGACGAGCGAGCACCGATCGAGCTGCTGCCCCAGCTCGCCGAATCCCTTGCGGCCAGGCACAACCTCGCCACGATGATCAGCGAACTCCGAGCGGCGCGCGCGGACCTGGCCACTCCGGCCCACTACGAACCACCGCCGATCCCGGTCTCCCTCACCCTCGGCCCGGATGCCGTGGCCGACCTCGGCATCAGCCATGCCCGCAACGCCCTGCCGGCCTGCATCCCGACCCAACTCGGCCCGGCCGGTCGCCCCGCCCTGCACTACCCGCTCGGCGACGGCACCGACCCCGCCGCCTGGCAACGCCTGCGACGCATAGACGAACACCTGAAAGGTGGAAGCGGGGCAGCCACCCGACCGTCCTGA
- a CDS encoding DUF6461 domain-containing protein, with the protein MVLDEPTVSIDAEAEAEIFGKLREIAAGATAVLIAHRFSTVRMADEILVLEQGALIERGSHGELMRLNGAYARGSVGCGTMTPDAPRDPKRGGAASWEDLVARYARADADEPDAYTFSVIAGRTEDEVIRAFGGDPGASRLMTFAESVEEQAAHLYEDYELLRVLTVDRHVIAIEWGCHGSIPEVARRTSADGGEFFSVYRNVNARYQVMHAFDGRVDGMFDPFELEDAAWMDPEPDTPAWAEGVVFHMETLCAESFALMERTMGVAIDPEWMSTALRTVRLTSPSELFSQSEAAWLP; encoded by the coding sequence GTGGTGCTCGACGAGCCGACCGTGTCGATCGACGCCGAGGCGGAGGCCGAGATCTTCGGAAAGCTCCGGGAGATCGCCGCCGGCGCCACCGCCGTCCTGATCGCCCACCGTTTCTCCACAGTCCGGATGGCCGACGAGATCCTGGTTCTGGAACAAGGGGCGCTGATCGAGCGGGGCAGCCACGGGGAGCTCATGAGGCTGAACGGGGCGTACGCGCGGGGCTCTGTAGGGTGCGGCACCATGACTCCTGACGCCCCCCGGGACCCGAAGCGCGGCGGTGCTGCGAGCTGGGAGGACCTCGTCGCCCGATACGCGCGGGCCGATGCCGATGAGCCCGATGCGTACACCTTCTCCGTAATCGCGGGGAGGACGGAGGACGAGGTGATCCGGGCGTTCGGTGGCGATCCCGGAGCGTCACGGCTGATGACATTCGCCGAGAGCGTCGAAGAGCAAGCAGCTCACCTCTATGAGGACTACGAGCTGCTTCGTGTGCTCACCGTCGACCGGCACGTCATCGCCATCGAATGGGGCTGCCACGGCAGCATCCCGGAGGTCGCCAGACGAACGTCCGCCGACGGAGGCGAGTTCTTCAGCGTCTACCGAAATGTGAACGCCAGGTACCAGGTCATGCACGCCTTCGACGGCCGCGTAGACGGCATGTTCGATCCCTTCGAGCTGGAGGACGCGGCCTGGATGGATCCGGAACCGGATACCCCCGCCTGGGCAGAAGGGGTCGTCTTCCACATGGAGACCCTGTGCGCCGAGTCCTTCGCGCTCATGGAACGCACCATGGGCGTGGCCATCGATCCCGAGTGGATGAGCACGGCGCTTCGCACCGTCCGGCTCACCTCACCCTCTGAACTCTTCAGCCAGTCGGAGGCGGCATGGCTCCCATGA
- a CDS encoding IS3 family transposase (programmed frameshift), protein MGTYKYPVEFRADAVALARSSGRPVSRIAAELGVNHETLRQWIKAAEKAERPEAIAESAKDAEIAALRKQVRELEMERDILRRAAKYFGGRDELVSRFEFVADHRDAFGVKRLCTVLNLSRSGFYRWLKTAPARAAKKADDAALTRRIRKVHTESGKTYGAKRITAELRAGGVMVNRKRIERLMRQHGIQGRRLKRRHRTTIPDPAAQAVPDLLRRNFTASAPDRAWVGDITYLPVAGGKFLYLATVIDVFSRRLLGWSMAEHMRAELVIDALNAAVRTRGGQGDGIIFHSDHGAQYGSKAFADACHQAGILRSMGAVGTSADNAAAESFFASLKREILPDRRGWPSERAARLAVFRWLGFYNHRRRHSTIGYLAPVAFEQRSTTLAIAA, encoded by the exons GTGGGGACCTACAAGTACCCGGTGGAGTTCCGGGCCGACGCGGTGGCGCTGGCCCGTTCGTCGGGCCGGCCTGTCTCACGCATCGCCGCCGAGCTCGGCGTGAACCACGAGACGCTGCGGCAGTGGATCAAGGCCGCGGAGAAGGCCGAGAGGCCCGAGGCGATCGCGGAGTCCGCGAAGGACGCGGAGATCGCGGCCTTGCGCAAGCAGGTCCGCGAGCTGGAGATGGAACGTGACATCCTGCGTCGGGCGGCCAAGTATTTTG GCGGGCGAGACGAACTGGTGAGCCGCTTCGAGTTCGTTGCCGACCATCGCGACGCCTTTGGCGTGAAGCGGCTGTGCACCGTGCTGAATCTGTCCCGGTCCGGGTTCTACCGGTGGCTGAAGACCGCCCCGGCGCGCGCAGCGAAGAAGGCCGACGACGCCGCGCTCACCCGGCGGATACGCAAGGTGCACACAGAGTCCGGGAAGACGTACGGGGCCAAGCGGATCACCGCCGAACTCCGCGCGGGCGGTGTGATGGTGAACCGCAAGCGCATCGAGCGACTCATGCGCCAACACGGCATCCAGGGGCGGAGGTTGAAGCGGCGGCACCGCACCACGATCCCGGACCCCGCCGCCCAGGCGGTGCCCGATCTGCTGCGGCGGAACTTCACCGCGTCCGCCCCCGACCGGGCCTGGGTCGGTGACATCACCTATCTGCCCGTCGCCGGCGGGAAATTCCTTTATCTGGCCACTGTCATCGACGTGTTCTCTCGTCGCCTGCTGGGCTGGTCGATGGCCGAGCACATGCGGGCCGAGCTCGTCATCGACGCGCTCAACGCGGCCGTCCGCACTCGCGGTGGACAGGGGGACGGCATCATTTTCCACAGCGATCACGGGGCTCAGTACGGGTCGAAGGCGTTCGCCGACGCCTGCCACCAGGCCGGGATTCTCCGATCCATGGGAGCGGTCGGCACCTCCGCGGACAACGCCGCCGCGGAGTCGTTCTTCGCCTCGCTCAAGCGGGAGATCCTTCCCGACCGGCGCGGCTGGCCGAGCGAACGAGCCGCCCGGCTCGCGGTCTTCCGCTGGCTCGGCTTCTACAACCACCGGCGCAGGCACTCCACAATCGGCTACCTCGCGCCGGTCGCCTTCGAACAGAGATCAACTACGCTGGCCATCGCTGCATGA
- a CDS encoding glycosyltransferase family 2 protein, whose protein sequence is MAAVVAATAWTLVYHFVWSTQAWDAVLGFYCAVTVVLLYSLGAAVKGRSFTHLPVASGRVLAIVPAYNEPQEALYATVWGLINQVRPPEQIHVIDDGSRQPVVPFDHPLVTWHRQDNAGKREAQANVLRQVDPESYDFILTVDSDSVLHKDALWHCMKAMSDLRVQAATGLTLVRNRTANLLTRVIDVEIVTWCLVTRMARSQLGAVAPTSGILGLYRKEFVLANLEDYVTSGTAGDDRRLTHYALQHGQVVAVNEAWVYSAMPEDLSELWTQRVRWFKSYWKYVGWELTNFSAAPLFFRMYGLVLTALSPVFYAWVLFVIPHYTGSKVMFLYGLGYWIILTYAQTGMYAALRPELGARQKLFAWLLLTPLVSLVNLLLIKPAMYWALTQARTTHWGTRKVAETKDAVPA, encoded by the coding sequence GTGGCCGCTGTCGTGGCGGCCACGGCCTGGACCCTCGTCTACCACTTCGTGTGGAGCACCCAGGCCTGGGATGCCGTGCTGGGCTTCTACTGCGCGGTGACGGTGGTTCTCCTGTACTCGCTGGGAGCGGCCGTGAAGGGGCGTAGCTTCACCCACCTTCCGGTCGCCTCCGGGCGGGTCTTGGCCATCGTCCCGGCCTACAACGAGCCGCAGGAGGCCCTGTACGCCACCGTGTGGGGCCTGATCAACCAGGTGCGGCCCCCTGAGCAGATCCACGTGATTGACGACGGCTCTCGGCAGCCGGTGGTGCCGTTCGATCACCCGCTGGTCACCTGGCATCGGCAGGACAACGCGGGCAAGCGTGAGGCCCAGGCCAACGTGCTGCGACAGGTGGATCCGGAGTCCTACGACTTCATCCTCACCGTGGACTCCGACTCCGTGCTGCACAAGGACGCGCTCTGGCACTGCATGAAGGCCATGTCGGACCTGCGGGTGCAGGCGGCCACCGGGCTGACCCTGGTCCGCAACAGGACGGCCAACCTGCTCACCCGCGTGATCGACGTGGAGATCGTGACTTGGTGCCTGGTCACCCGCATGGCGCGCTCCCAGCTTGGCGCCGTGGCGCCCACCTCGGGCATCCTCGGCCTGTACCGCAAGGAGTTCGTGTTGGCCAATCTGGAGGACTACGTGACCTCCGGCACGGCCGGTGACGACCGTCGCCTGACGCACTACGCGCTCCAGCACGGCCAGGTCGTCGCGGTGAACGAGGCGTGGGTGTACAGCGCGATGCCGGAGGACCTGAGCGAGCTGTGGACCCAGCGGGTGCGGTGGTTCAAGTCGTACTGGAAGTACGTAGGCTGGGAGCTGACGAACTTCTCGGCGGCCCCGCTGTTCTTCCGGATGTACGGCCTGGTGCTCACCGCGCTCTCGCCGGTGTTCTACGCCTGGGTGCTGTTCGTGATCCCGCACTACACGGGCAGCAAGGTGATGTTCCTGTACGGCCTGGGCTACTGGATCATCCTGACCTACGCCCAGACGGGCATGTACGCCGCGCTGAGGCCCGAGCTCGGTGCCCGGCAGAAGCTCTTCGCGTGGCTCCTGCTGACGCCGCTGGTGTCGCTGGTGAACCTTCTGCTAATCAAGCCCGCGATGTACTGGGCGCTGACCCAGGCCCGGACGACGCACTGGGGCACGCGCAAGGTGGCAGAGACCAAGGACGCGGTGCCCGCATGA
- a CDS encoding nucleotide sugar dehydrogenase has translation MRIGVLGQGYVGLPLALRAAEAGHTVTGYEPDRKRFESLAAGSSYVEDIDSDRLQSALRSGAYTPTCDPEDVKGFDVAVITVPTPLTDRAPDLSCVREAARVLAARIEPGATVVLESTTHPGTTRDVLIPVLEEGSGLIAGRDFHVGFSPERIDPGNAEWRLENTPKIVSGLTDACLQRVKAFYDSVTEVTVPASGLEEAELAKVFENTYRHVNIALVNELSRMAHVLGVDVWNTLDLAATKPFGFTKFLPGPGVGGHCLPIDPVYLSHHVKAQHGQTFRLIELAQDINESQPDYVVRRLQDALSRRFRRSVHGARILALGAAYKPGTADARQSPAVQVIDRLRAMGADVTVVDPYLRDGGCQAIPFAAEESGIEVCDFDAVVVLTPHGQFDLDQLAAEAAYVLDTRGVMPTAEHIERL, from the coding sequence ATGCGCATTGGCGTGCTTGGGCAGGGCTATGTCGGCCTGCCCTTGGCTCTGAGGGCTGCTGAGGCTGGACACACCGTGACTGGCTATGAGCCCGACCGGAAGCGCTTCGAGAGCCTGGCTGCCGGCTCTTCCTACGTTGAGGACATTGACTCCGACCGTCTGCAGAGCGCCTTGCGCTCTGGCGCCTACACGCCGACCTGCGACCCGGAAGACGTCAAGGGCTTCGACGTCGCAGTCATCACCGTGCCGACCCCGCTGACCGACCGTGCTCCGGACCTTAGTTGTGTGCGGGAGGCGGCCCGCGTGCTGGCTGCCCGCATAGAGCCGGGAGCCACCGTGGTGCTGGAGTCGACCACGCACCCCGGCACCACTCGCGACGTGCTCATTCCCGTGCTGGAAGAGGGATCGGGCCTCATCGCTGGCCGTGACTTTCACGTCGGTTTCAGCCCGGAGCGTATCGATCCGGGTAACGCCGAGTGGAGGCTGGAGAACACACCCAAGATCGTCTCTGGTCTCACTGACGCCTGTCTGCAGCGCGTGAAGGCCTTCTACGACTCCGTCACTGAGGTCACCGTGCCGGCCTCCGGCTTGGAAGAGGCTGAACTGGCCAAGGTGTTCGAGAACACCTACCGTCACGTCAACATCGCCCTGGTCAATGAGCTTTCGCGGATGGCTCATGTACTCGGCGTCGACGTGTGGAACACCCTCGACCTGGCGGCGACCAAGCCGTTCGGTTTCACGAAGTTTCTGCCCGGCCCCGGGGTTGGTGGACACTGCCTGCCGATTGACCCCGTCTACCTCAGCCATCACGTCAAGGCCCAGCACGGGCAGACCTTCCGGCTCATCGAACTGGCTCAGGACATCAACGAAAGCCAGCCCGACTACGTGGTGCGCCGCTTGCAGGACGCTCTCAGTCGCCGCTTCCGCCGCAGCGTGCACGGCGCCCGTATTCTCGCCCTCGGCGCCGCCTACAAGCCCGGTACCGCTGACGCTCGTCAGTCGCCGGCCGTACAGGTCATCGACCGGCTACGTGCCATGGGGGCGGATGTCACCGTCGTCGACCCCTACCTGCGAGACGGCGGCTGTCAAGCCATCCCCTTCGCCGCGGAAGAAAGCGGCATCGAGGTGTGCGACTTCGACGCTGTCGTCGTGCTGACACCGCACGGCCAATTCGACCTGGATCAGCTTGCCGCCGAGGCGGCATATGTCCTCGACACCCGGGGCGTCATGCCGACCGCGGAGCACATCGAGCGGCTGTAG
- a CDS encoding GYD domain-containing protein: MPKFLIQATYTPEGTKGLLKEGASGRRDAVDRVVTNLGGSVEAMYYAFGTDDLVCIIDLPDPVSMAAISLTVKASGALHTRATPLLTLEEIDEAARRQVTFRAPGA; the protein is encoded by the coding sequence ATGCCGAAGTTCCTCATCCAGGCCACCTACACGCCAGAGGGCACGAAGGGGCTGCTCAAGGAAGGCGCGAGCGGTCGCCGCGACGCCGTCGACCGGGTCGTCACCAACCTCGGCGGGTCGGTCGAGGCCATGTACTACGCCTTCGGGACGGATGACCTCGTGTGCATCATCGACCTCCCCGACCCGGTGTCGATGGCCGCCATCAGCCTCACCGTCAAGGCCAGCGGCGCCCTCCACACCCGGGCCACTCCCCTCCTCACACTCGAAGAGATCGACGAGGCCGCCCGTCGGCAGGTCACCTTCCGCGCTCCCGGCGCGTAA
- a CDS encoding WD40/YVTN/BNR-like repeat-containing protein, which yields MRVYSARRRPRRGAEGGGRAALALAAAALLIAGTGSVAAYGVDGDSGTGRHDVAGEESHELMESLDSFNEPRLSPSGQIAPGAYADAWAHVKNMPVASGSWSEVTTSPYNEDALHYRDQSASNSGGGAGHSAGRIAALATDPTHQGVVYAGAAGGGVFRSTDDGRTWTPIADRLPALSVGALAVAPDGSLWLATGEATTASDNYLGSGVYRLADPVTGAFTESDKVGGTELDSSSIHTLAFDKAAGYVFAASSHGLFRRPLPAAQGTAWTKVLAPCAGIGVSGVGCGVDSHYADIANDIAVQPGSGGKKLLANVAWRSGADYNGFYYSDDAGTTWKRANPTGAINPAEIGNASFAYAADGSRLYVSMESPKLLNKASGSGVYSVLAGVYVSQSGDANGPFKQIATSSSLSASGSAMKVSEIGSGYQPGSQAWYDQVVAVDPNDPNHVYLGLEEMFESRDGGATWKAIGRYWNFGMKCFSYDPAANTCDGDVMHSDQHALAFSQWKGSTPEVFVGNDGGAYARPTTQTTAGWRNLNESGTLRDLQYYSVRAGKMTDGSGDAVWGGLQDNGVSLLAPKGATYQGQQLNPNGEMVSPFGGDGGDQLVNPDNGCQTVGEYVDLALQITNNCGYTASDDGSEDVITDIAPGDPGARFIAPFSADETDPNGLWVAGGQYVWGNTKTWQSTSGADWTKLYDLGAGHSASAVASRDHVTWAAWCGPCSKVDGTFGRGIATNYGGTWHQVGLPAAFPNRYISGLAIDPSDASGKTVYAVINGFSRHWNEGPGAGYGHVWKTTDGGTTWTDVSGDPAASDSFPDAPANAALITKSGTLVVATDLGVFTSTSAGHWARLGTNLPTAPAVYLSPSPDGGQVYVATHGRGIWKTPTP from the coding sequence ATGCGTGTGTATTCCGCACGGCGCAGACCGCGCCGCGGGGCGGAGGGCGGTGGGCGGGCCGCGCTGGCCCTCGCGGCCGCCGCGCTGCTGATAGCGGGGACGGGATCCGTCGCCGCCTACGGAGTGGACGGTGACTCGGGAACCGGCCGCCATGACGTGGCGGGCGAGGAGTCCCACGAACTGATGGAGTCCCTCGACTCGTTCAACGAGCCGAGGCTCTCGCCCAGCGGGCAGATCGCCCCGGGCGCGTACGCCGACGCCTGGGCGCATGTGAAGAACATGCCGGTCGCGTCCGGGAGTTGGAGCGAGGTGACGACCTCGCCGTACAACGAGGACGCCCTGCACTACCGTGACCAGTCGGCCTCCAACTCCGGCGGCGGCGCCGGGCATTCGGCCGGCCGCATCGCCGCTCTGGCCACCGACCCGACGCACCAGGGGGTCGTGTACGCGGGCGCCGCGGGCGGAGGTGTGTTCCGGTCCACCGACGACGGCAGGACCTGGACGCCGATCGCCGACCGGCTGCCCGCCCTGTCCGTGGGCGCCCTCGCGGTCGCGCCCGACGGCTCGCTGTGGCTGGCCACCGGCGAGGCGACCACCGCCTCCGACAACTACCTGGGCAGCGGCGTCTACCGGCTCGCGGACCCGGTCACCGGCGCCTTCACCGAGAGCGACAAGGTGGGCGGCACCGAGCTGGACTCCAGCTCCATCCACACCCTGGCCTTCGACAAGGCCGCCGGGTACGTCTTCGCGGCCTCCTCGCACGGCCTCTTCCGGCGCCCGCTGCCGGCCGCGCAGGGGACCGCCTGGACGAAGGTCCTCGCCCCCTGCGCGGGCATCGGCGTCAGCGGCGTCGGCTGCGGCGTGGACAGCCACTACGCGGACATCGCCAACGACATCGCCGTACAGCCCGGCAGCGGCGGCAAGAAGCTGCTGGCCAACGTGGCCTGGCGCAGCGGCGCCGACTACAACGGCTTCTACTACTCCGACGACGCCGGCACCACCTGGAAGCGCGCCAACCCGACCGGTGCGATCAACCCCGCCGAAATCGGCAACGCCTCCTTCGCCTACGCCGCCGACGGCAGCAGGCTGTACGTCTCGATGGAGTCGCCGAAGCTGCTCAACAAGGCGTCCGGTTCCGGCGTGTACTCGGTCCTCGCCGGCGTGTACGTCAGCCAGAGCGGCGACGCCAACGGCCCGTTCAAGCAGATCGCGACCTCGTCGTCGCTGTCGGCGTCCGGTTCCGCGATGAAGGTCAGCGAGATCGGCTCCGGCTACCAGCCCGGCTCGCAGGCCTGGTACGACCAGGTCGTCGCGGTCGACCCGAACGACCCGAACCACGTCTACCTGGGCCTCGAGGAGATGTTCGAGTCCCGTGACGGCGGCGCTACCTGGAAGGCGATCGGCCGGTACTGGAACTTCGGCATGAAGTGCTTCTCGTACGACCCCGCCGCGAACACCTGCGACGGCGACGTGATGCACTCCGACCAGCACGCCCTGGCCTTCTCGCAGTGGAAGGGCAGCACGCCGGAGGTGTTCGTCGGCAACGACGGCGGCGCCTACGCCCGTCCGACCACGCAGACCACCGCCGGCTGGCGCAACCTCAACGAGTCCGGCACCCTGCGCGACCTGCAGTACTACTCGGTGCGCGCGGGGAAGATGACCGACGGCAGCGGCGACGCCGTCTGGGGTGGCCTGCAGGACAACGGCGTCTCGCTGCTCGCCCCCAAGGGCGCCACCTACCAGGGGCAGCAGCTCAACCCGAACGGCGAGATGGTCTCCCCGTTCGGCGGTGACGGCGGCGACCAGCTGGTCAACCCGGACAACGGCTGCCAGACGGTCGGCGAGTACGTCGACCTGGCGCTGCAGATCACGAACAACTGCGGCTACACCGCGAGCGACGACGGCTCCGAGGACGTCATCACCGACATCGCGCCCGGCGACCCGGGCGCCCGCTTCATCGCCCCGTTCAGCGCGGACGAGACCGACCCGAACGGCCTGTGGGTCGCGGGCGGCCAGTACGTCTGGGGCAACACCAAGACCTGGCAGAGCACCTCCGGCGCCGACTGGACCAAGCTGTACGACCTGGGCGCCGGCCACTCCGCCTCGGCGGTCGCCAGCCGCGACCATGTGACGTGGGCGGCCTGGTGCGGACCCTGCTCCAAGGTCGACGGCACCTTCGGTCGCGGTATCGCCACCAACTACGGCGGCACCTGGCACCAGGTGGGCCTGCCCGCCGCCTTCCCCAACCGGTACATCTCCGGTCTGGCCATCGACCCGTCCGACGCCTCCGGCAAGACGGTCTACGCGGTGATCAACGGCTTCTCGCGGCACTGGAACGAGGGCCCCGGCGCCGGCTACGGCCACGTCTGGAAGACCACCGACGGCGGCACGACCTGGACGGACGTCAGCGGTGACCCCGCCGCCTCGGACTCCTTCCCGGACGCCCCGGCCAACGCGGCGCTGATCACCAAGAGCGGCACCCTGGTGGTCGCCACCGACCTGGGCGTGTTCACCAGCACCTCGGCGGGCCACTGGGCGCGCCTGGGCACGAACCTGCCCACCGCGCCGGCGGTCTACCTCTCGCCGAGCCCGGACGGCGGCCAGGTGTACGTGGCCACGCACGGCCGCGGCATCTGGAAGACCCCGACCCCGTAA
- a CDS encoding methyltransferase family protein: MGSSLHSALIVLTVACVWVFVVAWIAGAVYFGVKSHAGPHGWIRGLRRTLPHRLTLLAGAVLFSVLVRHTGGFWRHLRYWQPELALLGGLLAVASTALLLWARWVLGTMWSSVPTVREHHELRTDGPYRLVRHPIYTGLLGLVVGGMLADGFGVWIAILAVAVPWLLRRVRVEDTLMAGQFGAAYDAYRAHVPALIPRIRPPRRQPPPAPAARAGSGAPEER; this comes from the coding sequence ATGGGTTCCTCCCTTCATTCGGCGCTCATCGTCCTCACCGTCGCCTGCGTCTGGGTCTTCGTCGTGGCCTGGATCGCCGGCGCCGTCTACTTCGGCGTGAAGAGCCACGCCGGCCCGCACGGCTGGATACGCGGACTGCGCCGCACGCTGCCGCACCGGCTGACGCTGCTCGCGGGCGCGGTGCTCTTCTCCGTCCTGGTCCGGCACACCGGCGGCTTCTGGCGTCACCTGCGGTACTGGCAGCCGGAGCTGGCGCTGCTCGGCGGCCTGCTCGCCGTCGCCTCCACCGCCCTGCTGCTGTGGGCGCGCTGGGTGCTGGGCACCATGTGGTCCAGCGTCCCGACGGTCCGGGAACACCACGAGCTGCGCACGGACGGCCCGTACCGGCTGGTCCGCCACCCCATCTACACCGGGCTGCTCGGCCTGGTCGTCGGCGGCATGCTCGCCGACGGCTTCGGCGTCTGGATCGCGATCCTGGCGGTGGCCGTCCCCTGGCTGCTGAGACGGGTCCGGGTCGAGGACACCCTGATGGCCGGGCAGTTCGGAGCCGCCTACGACGCCTACCGCGCGCACGTCCCGGCCCTGATCCCCCGGATACGCCCGCCCCGCCGGCAGCCCCCTCCCGCACCGGCCGCCCGCGCCGGATCCGGAGCGCCCGAGGAGAGGTGA